A window of Diospyros lotus cultivar Yz01 chromosome 14, ASM1463336v1, whole genome shotgun sequence contains these coding sequences:
- the LOC127790037 gene encoding probable LRR receptor-like serine/threonine-protein kinase At1g67720 isoform X1: MKSTLPLLSLSLLLLTAAVTAQMPGFVSLDCGGTGNFTDELGLKWTPDDQLKYGQSTHISVANETRKQYQTLRSFPADNRKYCYTLKVMSRTRYLIRATFLYGNFDKSNVYPKFDISLGATHWATIVISDANTIEVQELIFLALDPTVSVCLSNAPTGQPFISTLELRQFNGSVYMTQYENQYYLSLSARINFGADSEAPVRYPDDPFDRIWESDSLKKANYLVDVAAGTEKVSTQMPIDIGNSERPPQKVMQTAVVGRSGSLTYRLNLDGFPGSGWAFTYFAEIEDLGPTDRRKFRLVLPDMPDVSKPVVNIEENAHGKYRLYEPGYVNISLPFVLSFRFGKTSDSSMGPLLNAMEINKYLKKTDGSADVSIVSSVIALYPSADWAQEGGDPCLPVPWSWLQCSSDPQPKIIKIKLSAKNLTGGIPLDLTRFTGLAELWLDGNSLTGSIPDFSGCTDLKIIHLENNQLTGELPSSLVKLPNLRELYVQNNKLSGKVPSDLLNKNIVLNYTGNIDLHKGAGRGGHDKIIIGSSIGAAVLLIATIASCLLMYKGKKYNKQDQFERTGPAPSLGSSLGGVAKEAAHCFTLSEIEDATKKFQRKVGSGGFGAVYHGTLKDGREIAVKVLNSNSYQGKREFTNEVTLLSRIHHRNLVQFLGYCQEEGKSMLVYEFMHNGTLKEHLHGRQSINWIKRLEIAEDAAKGIEYLHTGCTPSIIHRDLKTTNILLDKNMRAKVSDFGLSKFAVEGASHVSSIVRGTVGYLDPEYYICQQLTEKSDVYSFGVILLELISGHDAISNESFGSDCRNIVQWAKLHIESGDIAGIIDTSLDGECDLQSMWKIAEKALLCVQPHGNARPSMPEVLKDIQDAISMEKEADKLRRGNSDEISRNSGQSLSLNMELGESQHYVAMDESIAQPTAR; the protein is encoded by the exons ATGAAGTCTACTCTTCcccttctctccctctcgcttCTCTTGCTCACGGCTGCTGTCACAGCTCAGATGCCAG GTTTTGTGAGTTTAGATTGTGGTGGCACGGGAAATTTCACTGACGAGCTTGGCCTCAAGTGGACCCCTGATGATCAGCTTAAGTATGGGCAAAGCACTCATATATCTGTAGCAAATGAGACAAGGAAGCAATATCAGACTCTGAGATCCTTCCCTGCAGATAATAGGAAATATTGTTACACTCTCAAAGTCATGAGTAGAACTAGGTACCTTATAAGAGCGACCTTCTTGTATGGTAACTTTGACAAAAGCAATGTTTACCCAAAGTTTGACATCTCCCTGGGGGCAACTCATTGGGCTACAATTGTTATTTCTGATGCCAATACGATAGAGGTCCAGGAGTTGATATTTCTGGCTTTAGATCCTACTGTAAGTGTTTGTTTATCCAATGCTCCAACAGGGCAGCCATTTATTTCTACCCTTGAACTCCGACAATTCAATGGTTCAGTATACATGACCCAGTATGAAAATCAGTACTACCTCAGCTTGTCGGCAAGAATAAATTTTGGTGCAGATAGTGAGGCTCCTGTCAG GTATCCTGATGATCCATTTGATAGAATATGGGAATCTGACTCTCTCAAGAAAGCAAATTACCTTGTTGACGTTGCCGCTGGAACTGAAAAAGTATCAACCCAGATGCCAATAGATATAGGCAATAGTGAAAGGCCACCCCAGAAAGTGATGCAGACGGCCGTAGTTGGTAGAAGTGGATCGCTAACATACCGCTTGAATCTGGATGGTTTTCCAGGTTCTGGCTGGGCATTTACCTACTTTGCTGAAATTGAAGATTTGGGTCCAACTGATAGAAGAAAATTTAGGCTGGTACTACCAGATATGCCTGATGTTAGCAAACCTGTTGTTAATATTGAAGAAAATGCTCATGGAAAATATCGCTTGTACGAGCCTGGATACGTCAATATTTCTCTCccatttgttttatcttttagaTTTGGGAAAACATCTGATTCTTCCATGGGGCCTCTCCTGAATGCAATGGAGATTAATAAGTATCTCAAGAAAACTGATGGTTCTGCAGACG taTCGATAGTTTCTAGTGTAATCGCACTATATCCATCAGCAGATTGGGCACAAGAAGGTGGTGATCCATGCCTGCCTGTCCCATGGTCCTGGCTTCAGTGTAGCTCAGATCCTCAACCCAAGATAATTAAAAT TAAATTGTCTGCAAAGAATTTGACGGGCGGTATCCCTTTGGACTTGACAAGGTTCACTGGCTTAGCTGAGCT GTGGCTCGATGGGAATTCACTGACTGGTTCAATACCTGATTTTTCTGGATGCACGGACTTGAAGATCAT ACATCTAGAGAACAACCAGTTGACTGGGGAGCTGCCTTCCTCGTTGGTGAAACTGCCAAATCTGAGAGAACT GTATGTGCAAAATAACAAGTTATCTGGAAAAGTGCCATCGGATCTTCTGAATAAGAATATTGTTTTGAA CTACACTGGGAATATTGATCTTCATAAAGGGGCTGGGAGAGGGGGCCacgataaaattattattggaTCATCAATTGGGGCTGCTGTTCTGCTTATAGCTACTATTGCCTCCTGTCTGTTGATGTACAAAGGAAAGAAGTACAATAAGCAAG ACCAGTTTGAACGAACTGGGCCTGCTCCTAGCTTAGGTTCATCTCTGGGTGGTGTTGCCAAAGAAGCTGCCCATTGCTTCACATTATCTGAAATTGAAGATGCCACCAAGAAGTTTCAGAGAAAAGTTGGCTCAGGAGGCTTTGGTGCTGTATATCATGGAACCTTGAAAGATGGAAGGGAGATAGCAGTCAAAGTTTTGAACAGTAATTCCTACCAGGGGAAGCGAGAATTTACAAATGAG GTGACTCTTCTTTCAAGGATACATCACAGGAACCTGGTACAATTTCTCGGTTACTgccaagaagaagggaaaagtaTGCTTGTTTACGAATTTATGCACAATGGAACCCTCAAAGAGCATCTCCACG GACGACAAAGCATCAATTGGATCAAACGCCTTGAGATTGCTGAAGATGCCGCAAAAG GGATCGAGTACCTACATACAGGCTGTACACCATCTATCATCCATCGAGACTTGAAAACCACCAATATCCTTTTGGACAAAAACATGCGTGCAAAGGTTTCAGATTTTGGTCTCTCAAAATTTGCTGTGGAGGGAGCTTCCCATGTCTCAAGCATAGTTCGAGGCACCGTTGGGTATCTAGATCCTGA GTATTATATCTGTCAACAGTTAACCGAGAAGAGTGATGTTTATAGTTTCGGTGTCATCCTTCTTGAGCTGATATCGGGTCACGACGCAATATCTAATGAAAGCTTTGGGTCAGACTGCCGCAACATAGTCCAATGG GCAAAACTCCACATTGAAAGCGGAGACATCGCCGGAATCATTGATACATCGCTGGACGGCGAGTGTGACCTCCAATCGATGTGGAAGATAGCCGAGAAAGCTCTGCTCTGCGTCCAGCCCCATGGAAACGCAAGGCCATCAATGCCAGAAGTTTTAAAAGACATTCAGGATGCCATTTCAATGGAGAAGGAAGCAGATAAGTTAAGAAGGGGCAACTCGGATGAGATCTCGAGGAACTCTGGTCAGTCGCTGTCCCTGAACATGGAACTAGGCGAGAGCCAGCATTACGTGGCGATGGATGAATCGATCGCGCAGCCGACTGCACGGTAG
- the LOC127790831 gene encoding nuclear transcription factor Y subunit B-8-like: MAEAAPGSPGGGSHESGDQSPRSNVREQDRFLPIANISRIMKKALPANGKIAKDAKETVQECVSEFISFITSEASDKCQREKRKTINGDDLLWAMATLGFEDYIEPLKVYLARYREMEGDTKGSAKGGEGSAKRDGIQSGPSVQLAHQGSFSQGMSYGNSQSQAQHMMAPMQGTD, from the exons ATGGCGGAGGCGGCACCGGGGAGTCCGGGCGGTGGGAGCCACGAGAGCGGGGACCAGAGCCCCAGGTCCAACGTGCGCGAGCAGGACCGGTTTCTGCCTATCGCCAACATCAGCCGGATCATGAAGAAGGCGCTCCCGGCGAACGGGAAGATCGCCAAGGACGCCAAGGAGACCGTCCAGGAATGCGTCTCTGAGTTCATCAGCTTCATCACTAGCGA GGCGAGTGATAAGTGCcagagagagaagaggaagacgATTAACGGGGATGATCTACTCTGGGCCATGGCGACCTTAGGGTTTGAGGACTATATTGAGCCGCTGAAGGTGTACTTGGCTCGATACAGAGAG ATGGAG GGTGACACCAAAGGATCAGCAAAGGGTGGGGAAGGGTCTGCCAAAAGAGACGGGATTCAATCTGGCCCCAGTGTCCAG CTTGCTCATCAGGGTTCATTTTCGCAAGGAATGAGTTATGGAAATTCTCAA
- the LOC127789951 gene encoding L-ascorbate peroxidase, cytosolic-like, with translation MGKCYPTVSEEYQKAVEKCKKKLRGFIAEKHCAPLILRVAWHSAGTYDVKTKTGGPFGTIRHPEELAHESNNGLDIGVRLLEPIKEQFPILSYADFYQLAGIVAIEVTGGPEIPFHPGRQDKSESPPEGRLPDGKKGADHLRAVFGHMGLSDKDIVVLSGGHTLGRCHKERSGFEGPWTTNPLIFDNSYFKELLSGEKEGLLQLPSDKCLLEDPVFRPLVEKYAADEDAFFADYAEAHLKLSELGFAEAE, from the exons ATGGGGAAATGCTATCCAACTGTTAGTGAAGAGTACCAGAAGGCGGTTgagaaatgcaagaagaagCTCAGAGGATTCATCGCCGAAAAGCACTGTGCTCCTTTGATCCTCCGCGTCGc ATGGCACTCTGCAGGGACGTATGACGTGAAAACAAAAACTGGAGGGCCATTTGGAACGATTAGGCATCCAGAGGAGCTCGCTCATGAATCAAACAACGGTCTTGATATTGGTGTGAGGCTCTTGGAGCCGATCAAGGAGCAGTTTCCAATCCTATCTTATGCAGACTTCTACCAG TTGGCTGGAATTGTTGCAATTGAAGTCACAGGGGGGCCTGAGATTCCTTTTCACCCTGGTAGGCAG GACAAATCTGAATCGCCTCCAGAAGGCCGCTTGCCCGATGGGAAAAAAG GTGCCGACCATCTGAGAGCTGTGTTTGGCCACATGGGTCTGAGTGATAAAGATATTGTTGTCTTGTCTGGTGGTCATACACTG GGAAGGTGTCACAAGGAGCGATCTGGATTTGAGGGACCCTGGACCACCAATCCACTAATCTTTGACAATTCCTACTTCAA GGAATTACTCAGCGGAGAGAAGGAAGGCCTTCTCCAGCTACCATCAGACAAATGTCTCCTTGAAGATCCAGTCTTCCGCCCTCTAGTTGAGAAATATGCTGCG GACGAGGATGCCTTCTTCGCAGATTATGCTGAAGCCCATTTGAAGCTCTCCGAGCTTGG ATTTGCTGAAGCCGAATGA
- the LOC127790037 gene encoding probable LRR receptor-like serine/threonine-protein kinase At1g67720 isoform X2, whose protein sequence is MKSTLPLLSLSLLLLTAAVTAQMPGFVSLDCGGTGNFTDELGLKWTPDDQLKYGQSTHISVANETRKQYQTLRSFPADNRKYCYTLKVMSRTRYLIRATFLYGNFDKSNVYPKFDISLGATHWATIVISDANTIEVQELIFLALDPTVSVCLSNAPTGQPFISTLELRQFNGSVYMTQYENQYYLSLSARINFGADSEAPVRYPDDPFDRIWESDSLKKANYLVDVAAGTEKVSTQMPIDIGNSERPPQKVMQTAVVGRSGSLTYRLNLDGFPGSGWAFTYFAEIEDLGPTDRRKFRLVLPDMPDVSKPVVNIEENAHGKYRLYEPGYVNISLPFVLSFRFGKTSDSSMGPLLNAMEINKYLKKTDGSADVSIVSSVIALYPSADWAQEGGDPCLPVPWSWLQCSSDPQPKIIKIKLSAKNLTGGIPLDLTRFTGLAELWLDGNSLTGSIPDFSGCTDLKIIHLENNQLTGELPSSLVKLPNLRELYVQNNKLSGKVPSDLLNKNIVLNYTGNIDLHKGAGRGGHDKIIIGSSIGAAVLLIATIASCLLMYKGKKYNKQDQFERTGPAPSLGSSLGGVAKEAAHCFTLSEIEDATKKFQRKVGSGGFGAVYHGTLKDGREIAVKVLNSNSYQGKREFTNEVTLLSRIHHRNLVQFLGYCQEEGKSMLVYEFMHNGTLKEHLHGRQSINWIKRLEIAEDAAKGIEYLHTGCTPSIIHRDLKTTNILLDKNMRAKVSDFGLSKFAVEGASHVSSIVRGTVGYLDPEYYICQQLTEKSDVYSFGVILLELISGHDAISNESFGSDCRNIVQWSLIRGEWL, encoded by the exons ATGAAGTCTACTCTTCcccttctctccctctcgcttCTCTTGCTCACGGCTGCTGTCACAGCTCAGATGCCAG GTTTTGTGAGTTTAGATTGTGGTGGCACGGGAAATTTCACTGACGAGCTTGGCCTCAAGTGGACCCCTGATGATCAGCTTAAGTATGGGCAAAGCACTCATATATCTGTAGCAAATGAGACAAGGAAGCAATATCAGACTCTGAGATCCTTCCCTGCAGATAATAGGAAATATTGTTACACTCTCAAAGTCATGAGTAGAACTAGGTACCTTATAAGAGCGACCTTCTTGTATGGTAACTTTGACAAAAGCAATGTTTACCCAAAGTTTGACATCTCCCTGGGGGCAACTCATTGGGCTACAATTGTTATTTCTGATGCCAATACGATAGAGGTCCAGGAGTTGATATTTCTGGCTTTAGATCCTACTGTAAGTGTTTGTTTATCCAATGCTCCAACAGGGCAGCCATTTATTTCTACCCTTGAACTCCGACAATTCAATGGTTCAGTATACATGACCCAGTATGAAAATCAGTACTACCTCAGCTTGTCGGCAAGAATAAATTTTGGTGCAGATAGTGAGGCTCCTGTCAG GTATCCTGATGATCCATTTGATAGAATATGGGAATCTGACTCTCTCAAGAAAGCAAATTACCTTGTTGACGTTGCCGCTGGAACTGAAAAAGTATCAACCCAGATGCCAATAGATATAGGCAATAGTGAAAGGCCACCCCAGAAAGTGATGCAGACGGCCGTAGTTGGTAGAAGTGGATCGCTAACATACCGCTTGAATCTGGATGGTTTTCCAGGTTCTGGCTGGGCATTTACCTACTTTGCTGAAATTGAAGATTTGGGTCCAACTGATAGAAGAAAATTTAGGCTGGTACTACCAGATATGCCTGATGTTAGCAAACCTGTTGTTAATATTGAAGAAAATGCTCATGGAAAATATCGCTTGTACGAGCCTGGATACGTCAATATTTCTCTCccatttgttttatcttttagaTTTGGGAAAACATCTGATTCTTCCATGGGGCCTCTCCTGAATGCAATGGAGATTAATAAGTATCTCAAGAAAACTGATGGTTCTGCAGACG taTCGATAGTTTCTAGTGTAATCGCACTATATCCATCAGCAGATTGGGCACAAGAAGGTGGTGATCCATGCCTGCCTGTCCCATGGTCCTGGCTTCAGTGTAGCTCAGATCCTCAACCCAAGATAATTAAAAT TAAATTGTCTGCAAAGAATTTGACGGGCGGTATCCCTTTGGACTTGACAAGGTTCACTGGCTTAGCTGAGCT GTGGCTCGATGGGAATTCACTGACTGGTTCAATACCTGATTTTTCTGGATGCACGGACTTGAAGATCAT ACATCTAGAGAACAACCAGTTGACTGGGGAGCTGCCTTCCTCGTTGGTGAAACTGCCAAATCTGAGAGAACT GTATGTGCAAAATAACAAGTTATCTGGAAAAGTGCCATCGGATCTTCTGAATAAGAATATTGTTTTGAA CTACACTGGGAATATTGATCTTCATAAAGGGGCTGGGAGAGGGGGCCacgataaaattattattggaTCATCAATTGGGGCTGCTGTTCTGCTTATAGCTACTATTGCCTCCTGTCTGTTGATGTACAAAGGAAAGAAGTACAATAAGCAAG ACCAGTTTGAACGAACTGGGCCTGCTCCTAGCTTAGGTTCATCTCTGGGTGGTGTTGCCAAAGAAGCTGCCCATTGCTTCACATTATCTGAAATTGAAGATGCCACCAAGAAGTTTCAGAGAAAAGTTGGCTCAGGAGGCTTTGGTGCTGTATATCATGGAACCTTGAAAGATGGAAGGGAGATAGCAGTCAAAGTTTTGAACAGTAATTCCTACCAGGGGAAGCGAGAATTTACAAATGAG GTGACTCTTCTTTCAAGGATACATCACAGGAACCTGGTACAATTTCTCGGTTACTgccaagaagaagggaaaagtaTGCTTGTTTACGAATTTATGCACAATGGAACCCTCAAAGAGCATCTCCACG GACGACAAAGCATCAATTGGATCAAACGCCTTGAGATTGCTGAAGATGCCGCAAAAG GGATCGAGTACCTACATACAGGCTGTACACCATCTATCATCCATCGAGACTTGAAAACCACCAATATCCTTTTGGACAAAAACATGCGTGCAAAGGTTTCAGATTTTGGTCTCTCAAAATTTGCTGTGGAGGGAGCTTCCCATGTCTCAAGCATAGTTCGAGGCACCGTTGGGTATCTAGATCCTGA GTATTATATCTGTCAACAGTTAACCGAGAAGAGTGATGTTTATAGTTTCGGTGTCATCCTTCTTGAGCTGATATCGGGTCACGACGCAATATCTAATGAAAGCTTTGGGTCAGACTGCCGCAACATAGTCCAATGG TCATTGATCCGCGGAGAGTGGTTGTGA